From one Streptomyces sp. SCSIO 30461 genomic stretch:
- a CDS encoding IucA/IucC family protein encodes MPQSPATSDSDASPSLYAPAELDQAIWRDAACRMLAKMIAEFAYEGLVAPLLVSRPTAGRPSPGTRAQAPAEARVEAPEGEPQGGADAYRLRLDCGERLTFRARRGAYGSWRVAPDSIELDGLPFGDPLRFLVAARELLGLDGATLGHLIRELSTTLAADCRLAHESLPAALLADLDYASLEGHQTGHPWLVLNKGRIGFSADDAARWAPEARRQTRLPWIAVSTELAVYRGVPGLATPDVLYAKELDDEVRVAFAAELHARGRDPEGYLLLPVHPWQWEHVVLPLYAPSVANGDIVPLTTDSDLRLPQQSIRTFLNTSRPDRHTVKLPLSVLNTLVWRGLPTERTLAAPAVTDWVRSIRDDDTFLRDDCGVILLGEVASVTVEHPLYDRLPDVPYQYRELLGAIWREPLSLPPGERARTLASLLHTDPRGRAFTAELVERSTLAPAVWLRRLFAALLPPLLRYLYRYGTVFSPHGENAIVVFDAHDVPVRLAIKDFVDDVNVSAEPLPEHRSMPDEVRAVLLTETPEFLTQFIHSGLFVGVFRFLAPLCEEQLGVPETEFWALVRAEILRHQERFPELKDRYELFDLLTPCIARLCLNRNRLHLDGYRDRSERPHAAMHGLVPNPLAAG; translated from the coding sequence GTGCCGCAGTCCCCCGCCACCTCAGACTCCGACGCGTCTCCCTCCCTCTACGCCCCGGCCGAGCTGGACCAGGCGATCTGGCGTGACGCGGCCTGCCGCATGCTGGCCAAGATGATCGCCGAGTTCGCCTACGAGGGTCTCGTCGCGCCGCTCCTCGTCAGCCGTCCGACCGCCGGCCGTCCAAGCCCCGGCACTCGCGCTCAGGCACCCGCCGAAGCCCGCGTCGAGGCCCCTGAAGGCGAGCCGCAGGGGGGAGCCGACGCCTACCGCCTCCGACTCGACTGCGGTGAACGGCTCACCTTCCGGGCGAGGCGGGGGGCGTACGGCAGCTGGCGCGTGGCGCCTGACTCGATCGAGCTCGACGGGCTGCCGTTCGGCGATCCCCTGCGGTTCCTCGTGGCCGCACGCGAACTCCTCGGCCTCGACGGTGCCACGCTGGGCCATCTCATCCGTGAACTGAGCACCACCCTCGCAGCCGACTGCCGACTCGCCCACGAGTCCCTCCCCGCGGCCCTGCTCGCCGATCTCGATTACGCGTCGCTCGAAGGCCATCAGACCGGCCACCCCTGGCTTGTCCTCAACAAGGGCCGCATCGGCTTCTCAGCCGACGACGCCGCCCGCTGGGCTCCCGAAGCGCGCAGGCAGACCCGGCTGCCCTGGATCGCCGTCAGCACCGAACTCGCCGTCTACCGCGGGGTGCCGGGACTGGCGACCCCCGACGTGCTCTACGCGAAGGAGCTGGACGACGAGGTGCGTGTGGCGTTCGCAGCCGAGCTGCATGCGCGCGGCCGGGATCCCGAGGGCTATCTGCTCCTCCCCGTGCACCCTTGGCAGTGGGAGCACGTGGTGCTGCCGCTCTACGCCCCGTCCGTCGCGAACGGCGACATCGTGCCGCTGACCACGGACTCCGACCTGCGGCTGCCCCAGCAGTCCATCCGCACCTTCCTCAACACCAGCCGCCCCGACCGGCACACGGTCAAGCTTCCACTGTCCGTCCTCAACACCCTCGTCTGGCGCGGACTGCCGACCGAACGTACTCTCGCCGCCCCCGCCGTCACCGATTGGGTGCGGTCGATCCGGGACGACGACACCTTTCTGCGCGACGACTGCGGGGTGATCCTGCTCGGTGAGGTCGCGTCCGTCACAGTCGAGCACCCGCTGTACGACCGACTGCCGGACGTGCCATACCAGTACCGGGAGCTGCTCGGTGCCATCTGGCGCGAACCGCTGAGCCTGCCGCCCGGGGAGCGGGCCCGCACCCTGGCATCCCTACTCCACACCGATCCGCGGGGGCGCGCCTTCACGGCCGAGCTGGTCGAGCGTTCGACGCTCGCCCCCGCCGTCTGGCTGCGGCGCCTGTTCGCCGCGCTGCTGCCGCCCCTGCTGCGTTACCTCTACCGCTACGGCACCGTGTTCTCGCCGCACGGGGAGAACGCCATCGTGGTCTTCGACGCGCACGACGTCCCCGTACGCCTCGCGATCAAGGACTTCGTCGACGACGTCAACGTCAGCGCCGAGCCGCTGCCCGAGCACCGTTCGATGCCGGACGAGGTGCGGGCGGTCCTGCTGACGGAGACGCCGGAGTTCCTCACCCAGTTCATCCACTCCGGTCTGTTCGTCGGCGTCTTCCGCTTTCTCGCCCCGCTGTGCGAGGAGCAGCTCGGAGTGCCGGAGACCGAGTTCTGGGCACTGGTACGAGCCGAGATCCTGCGCCACCAGGAGCGTTTCCCGGAGCTCAAGGACCGCTACGAGCTGTTCGATCTGCTCACCCCGTGTATCGCGCGCCTCTGCCTCAACCGCAACCGGCTGCACCTCGACGGCTACCGCGACCGCTCGGAACGCCCGCATGCCGCCATGCACGGACTGGTGCCCAACCCGCTCGCCGCCGGATGA
- a CDS encoding ATP-dependent DNA helicase, which translates to MTKPSLPELLHAAVTAVGGVERPGQVTMAESVAAAVDDGSHLLVQAGTGTGKSLGYLVPALAQGERVVVATATLALQRQLVERDLPRTVDALHPLLRRRPDFAMLKGRSNYLCLHRLHEGVPQEEEDGLFDPFEAAAPTSKLGQDLLRLRDWADETETGDRDDLTPGVSDRAWSQVSVSSRECLGASKCAYGAECFAEMARERAKLAEVVVTNHALLAIDAIEGAPVLPSHEVLIVDEAHELVSRVTGVATGELTPGQVNRAVRRAAKLVDEKAADQLQTAAEGFERLMELALPGRLEEIPEDLGYALMALRDAARTVISAIGSTRDKAVQDEDAVRKQALASVESVHDVAERITLGSEYDVVWYERHDRFGASLRVAPLTVSGLLREKLFADRSVVLTSATLRLGGDFNGVGASLGLAPEGVEGDDLPVWKGIDVGSPFDYPKQGILYVAKHLSRPVRDGGREDMLDELTELIQAAGGRTLGLFSSMRAAQLAAEELRSRIPEFPILLQGEETLGELIKNFAADPGTCLFGTLSLWQGVDVPGPSCQLVVMDKIPFPRPDDPLMSARQKAVEDAGGNGFMAVAATHAALLMAQGAGRLVRATGDKGVVAVLDQRLATARYGSYLKASLPDFWYTTDRNQVRRSLAAIDATAKAEGR; encoded by the coding sequence ATGACGAAACCCTCCCTCCCCGAGCTCCTCCACGCCGCGGTCACCGCTGTCGGCGGGGTCGAGCGGCCTGGCCAGGTCACGATGGCCGAGTCCGTGGCCGCTGCCGTCGACGACGGCTCCCATCTGCTCGTCCAGGCCGGCACCGGCACCGGAAAGTCCCTCGGCTATCTGGTGCCGGCCCTGGCACAGGGGGAGCGTGTGGTGGTGGCCACCGCGACACTCGCGCTCCAGCGCCAGCTCGTGGAGCGCGATCTGCCCAGGACGGTGGACGCGCTGCACCCGCTGCTGCGACGGCGTCCGGACTTCGCCATGCTCAAGGGCCGGTCCAACTACCTGTGTCTGCACCGGCTGCACGAGGGCGTGCCCCAGGAAGAGGAGGACGGGCTCTTCGACCCGTTCGAGGCCGCCGCTCCCACCAGCAAGCTGGGCCAGGATCTGCTAAGGCTGCGTGACTGGGCGGACGAGACGGAGACCGGTGATCGCGACGACCTCACGCCGGGCGTGTCCGACCGCGCGTGGTCCCAGGTCTCCGTGTCGTCCCGGGAGTGCCTGGGGGCCTCGAAGTGCGCGTACGGGGCCGAGTGCTTCGCCGAGATGGCCAGGGAGCGGGCCAAGCTCGCCGAAGTCGTGGTGACGAACCACGCGCTTCTCGCCATCGACGCGATCGAGGGTGCTCCCGTGCTGCCTTCGCACGAAGTGCTGATCGTCGACGAGGCACATGAGTTGGTGTCCCGGGTGACCGGTGTGGCCACGGGCGAGCTCACCCCCGGTCAGGTCAACCGCGCGGTACGCAGAGCCGCCAAGCTGGTCGACGAAAAGGCCGCCGACCAGTTGCAGACCGCCGCCGAGGGCTTCGAACGGCTGATGGAGCTCGCGCTGCCCGGTCGACTCGAGGAGATCCCCGAAGACCTCGGCTATGCGCTGATGGCTCTGCGTGACGCGGCCCGCACGGTCATCTCCGCCATCGGGTCCACCCGTGACAAGGCGGTGCAGGACGAGGACGCCGTGCGCAAGCAGGCGCTCGCCTCGGTCGAGTCCGTGCACGACGTCGCGGAGCGCATTACCCTCGGTTCTGAGTACGACGTCGTCTGGTACGAACGGCACGACCGCTTCGGTGCCTCCCTGCGCGTGGCACCGCTCACTGTCTCCGGGCTGCTCCGCGAGAAGCTCTTCGCGGACCGCTCCGTCGTCCTCACCTCGGCGACGCTCAGGCTTGGCGGAGACTTCAACGGCGTGGGCGCCTCGCTCGGGTTGGCGCCCGAGGGCGTCGAAGGCGACGATTTGCCCGTCTGGAAAGGCATCGACGTAGGGTCGCCGTTCGACTATCCCAAGCAGGGGATCCTCTATGTCGCCAAGCATCTGTCCCGCCCCGTGCGTGATGGCGGCCGGGAGGACATGCTCGATGAACTCACCGAGCTGATCCAGGCAGCCGGGGGCCGCACGCTCGGCCTGTTCTCCTCGATGCGTGCCGCCCAGCTCGCGGCCGAGGAGCTGCGTTCCCGCATTCCGGAGTTTCCGATCCTGCTCCAGGGCGAGGAGACACTTGGCGAGCTGATCAAGAACTTCGCGGCCGACCCCGGGACGTGTCTGTTCGGCACGCTGTCCCTCTGGCAAGGGGTCGATGTGCCGGGTCCGAGCTGCCAGTTGGTGGTAATGGACAAGATCCCGTTCCCGCGCCCGGACGATCCGCTGATGAGCGCGCGCCAGAAAGCGGTGGAGGACGCAGGGGGGAACGGGTTCATGGCCGTCGCCGCGACCCATGCGGCACTGCTGATGGCACAGGGGGCCGGCCGCCTCGTCCGGGCCACGGGGGACAAGGGTGTGGTCGCGGTACTCGACCAGCGGCTTGCCACGGCGCGGTACGGAAGCTATCTCAAGGCTTCCCTGCCCGACTTCTGGTACACCACGGACCGCAACCAGGTGCGTCGCTCACTGGCCGCCATCGACGCGACAGCGAAGGCCGAGGGGCGCTGA
- the lexA gene encoding transcriptional repressor LexA, with product MTTTADSATITAQDRSQNRFEPVHAMNDAATPPEGADPSRPTRSLPGRPPGIRADSTGLTDRQRRVIEVIRDSVQRRGYPPSMREIGQAVGLSSTSSVAHQLMALERKGFLRRDPHRPRAYEVRGSDQPAAQTTDTSGKPAASYVPLVGRIAAGGPILAEESVEDVFPLPRQLVGDGELFVLKVVGDSMIEAAICDGDWVTVRRQPVAENGDIVAAMLDGEATVKRFKREDGHVWLLPHNAAYQPIPGDEATILGKVVAVLRRV from the coding sequence GTGACCACCACCGCAGACAGTGCCACCATCACTGCCCAGGACCGCTCCCAGAACCGATTCGAGCCGGTGCATGCCATGAACGACGCAGCCACGCCTCCCGAAGGGGCGGACCCCTCGCGACCCACGCGCTCGCTGCCCGGCCGACCTCCGGGCATCCGCGCGGACAGCACGGGCCTCACGGACCGGCAGCGGCGGGTCATCGAGGTGATCCGTGACTCCGTGCAGCGTCGTGGTTACCCGCCGTCGATGCGGGAGATCGGCCAGGCGGTAGGACTGTCCAGCACCTCGTCGGTCGCCCACCAGCTGATGGCTCTGGAGCGCAAGGGCTTCCTTCGCCGCGACCCGCACCGCCCCCGGGCCTACGAGGTGCGCGGCTCCGACCAGCCCGCCGCACAGACCACGGACACCAGCGGCAAGCCGGCCGCCTCCTACGTGCCGCTCGTCGGCCGGATCGCCGCCGGTGGCCCGATCCTCGCTGAAGAGTCCGTCGAGGATGTCTTCCCCCTCCCCCGGCAGCTCGTCGGCGACGGTGAACTGTTCGTTCTGAAGGTCGTCGGCGACTCGATGATCGAAGCCGCGATCTGTGACGGTGACTGGGTGACGGTGCGCCGTCAGCCGGTCGCGGAGAACGGCGACATCGTCGCCGCGATGCTGGACGGCGAGGCCACGGTCAAGCGCTTCAAGCGCGAGGACGGGCACGTCTGGCTGCTTCCGCACAATGCGGCGTACCAGCCGATTCCTGGTGACGAGGCCACGATTCTCGGCAAGGTGGTGGCGGTGCTTCGGCGAGTGTGA
- the nrdR gene encoding transcriptional regulator NrdR gives MHCPFCRHPDSRVVDSRTTDDGTSIRRRRQCPDCSRRFTTVETASLMVIKRSGVTEPFSRTKVISGVRKACQGRPVTEDALAQLGQRVEEAVRATGSAELTTHDVGLAILGPLQELDLVAYLRFASVYRAFDSLEDFEAAIAELRGQRPSARERGPGVPVPHAVGPVPTAAAD, from the coding sequence ATGCACTGCCCCTTCTGCAGGCACCCGGACAGCCGTGTCGTCGACAGCAGGACCACCGACGACGGCACGTCGATCCGGCGTCGCCGCCAGTGCCCCGACTGCTCCCGTCGTTTCACGACGGTGGAGACCGCCTCGCTGATGGTGATCAAGCGCAGCGGGGTGACCGAACCCTTCAGCCGTACCAAGGTCATCTCCGGTGTGCGCAAAGCGTGCCAGGGGCGGCCGGTTACCGAGGACGCCCTCGCCCAGCTCGGCCAGCGTGTCGAGGAAGCGGTGCGCGCCACCGGCAGTGCCGAGCTGACCACCCACGACGTGGGACTGGCCATACTCGGCCCCTTGCAGGAACTCGACCTGGTCGCATACCTGCGCTTCGCGTCCGTTTACCGAGCGTTCGACTCGCTCGAAGACTTCGAGGCCGCCATCGCCGAGCTCCGCGGGCAGCGGCCGTCCGCGCGGGAGCGCGGGCCCGGTGTGCCCGTACCCCATGCGGTGGGCCCGGTGCCCACCGCCGCCGCTGACTGA
- a CDS encoding vitamin B12-dependent ribonucleotide reductase, with protein sequence MTETTSGPARGSRAKGGKAAAARQGLRIERIHTTPGVHPYDEVVWERRDVVMTNWRDGSVNFEQRGVEFPDFWSVNAVNIVTSKYFRGAVGTPQREVSLRQLIDRIVKTYRKAGEDYSYFSSPADAEIFEHELAHALLHQIFSFNSPVWFNVGTPQPQQVSACFILSVDDSMESILDWYKEEGMIFKGGSGAGLNLSRIRSSKELLSSGGNASGPVSFMRGADASAGTIKSGGATRRAAKMVILDVDHPDIEGFIETKVKEEEKIRALRDAGFDMDLGGDDITSVQYQNANNSVRVNDEFMKAVEAGGKFGLRARMTGEVIEEVDAKSLFRKMAEAAWACADPGIQYDDTINHWHTCPESGRINGSNPCSEYMHLDNTSCNLASLNLMKFLKDDGEGNQSFDIDRFTKVVELVITAMDISICFADFPTRKIGENTRAFRQLGIGYANLGALLMATGHAYDSDGGRALAGAITSLMSGASYRRSAELAAVVGPYDGYARNAEPHQRVMKQHAAANTTAVRMDDLDTPIWAAATEAWQDVVRLGAKNGFRNSQASVIAPTGTIGLAMSCDTTGLEPDLALVKFKKLVGGGSMQIVNGTVPQALRRLGYQPEQIEAIVAHIAEHGNVIDAPGLKSGHYEVFDCAMGERSISAMGHVRMMAAIQPWISGALSKTVNMPESATVEEVEEIYFEAWKLGVKALAIYRDNCKVGQPLSAKKKEEKKAITEKAEETIRTAVEKVVEYRPVRKRLPKGRPGITTSFTVGGAEGYMTANSYPDDGLGEVFLKMSKQGSTLAGMMDAFSIAVSVGLQYGVPLETYVSKFTNMRFEPAGMTDDPDVRMAQSIVDYIFRRLALDFLPFETRSALGIHSAEERQRHLETGSYEQSIDESEVDVEGLAQSAPRRQEPLKAVATPKAEVPAPKQAHTSAELVEMQLGISADAPLCFSCGTKMQRAGSCYICEGCGSTSGCS encoded by the coding sequence ATGACAGAGACGACGAGCGGCCCGGCACGGGGTTCCCGAGCCAAGGGCGGCAAGGCCGCGGCGGCCCGGCAGGGTCTGCGTATCGAGCGCATCCACACCACTCCCGGCGTGCATCCGTACGACGAGGTCGTGTGGGAGCGCCGCGACGTCGTCATGACCAACTGGCGCGACGGCTCGGTCAACTTCGAGCAGCGCGGCGTCGAGTTCCCCGACTTCTGGTCGGTGAACGCGGTCAACATCGTCACCAGCAAGTACTTCCGGGGTGCGGTCGGCACTCCGCAGCGCGAGGTGAGCCTCAGGCAGCTCATCGACCGCATCGTGAAGACGTACCGCAAGGCCGGTGAGGACTACAGCTACTTCTCCTCGCCTGCCGACGCGGAGATCTTCGAGCACGAGCTCGCCCACGCCCTCCTGCACCAGATCTTCAGCTTCAACTCGCCGGTGTGGTTCAACGTCGGCACGCCCCAGCCCCAGCAGGTCTCCGCCTGCTTCATCCTGTCCGTCGACGACTCCATGGAGTCGATCCTCGACTGGTACAAGGAAGAGGGCATGATCTTCAAGGGCGGCTCGGGTGCCGGGCTGAACCTCTCCCGGATCCGCTCCTCCAAGGAGCTGCTGTCCTCCGGCGGCAACGCCTCCGGTCCGGTCTCCTTCATGCGCGGCGCCGACGCCTCCGCGGGAACGATCAAGTCCGGAGGCGCCACCCGCCGAGCCGCCAAGATGGTCATCCTGGACGTCGACCACCCCGACATCGAGGGCTTCATCGAGACCAAGGTCAAGGAAGAGGAGAAGATCCGCGCGCTGCGCGACGCGGGCTTCGACATGGACCTCGGCGGTGACGACATCACCTCGGTCCAGTACCAGAACGCCAACAACTCGGTCCGTGTGAACGACGAGTTCATGAAGGCCGTCGAGGCCGGCGGGAAGTTCGGGCTGCGCGCCCGGATGACCGGTGAGGTGATCGAGGAGGTCGACGCCAAGTCCCTCTTCCGCAAGATGGCGGAGGCCGCCTGGGCCTGTGCCGACCCGGGCATCCAGTACGACGACACCATCAACCACTGGCACACCTGCCCCGAGTCGGGCCGGATCAACGGCTCGAACCCGTGCAGTGAGTACATGCACCTGGACAACACGTCCTGCAACCTGGCCTCGCTGAACCTGATGAAGTTCCTCAAGGACGACGGAGAGGGCAACCAGTCCTTCGACATCGACCGCTTCACCAAGGTGGTCGAGCTCGTCATCACGGCGATGGACATCTCCATCTGCTTCGCCGACTTCCCCACCCGGAAGATCGGTGAGAACACCCGCGCCTTCCGCCAGCTCGGTATCGGCTACGCGAACCTCGGCGCGCTGCTGATGGCCACCGGCCACGCCTACGACTCCGACGGCGGCCGTGCCCTGGCCGGTGCCATCACCTCGCTGATGTCCGGCGCGTCCTACCGCCGTTCGGCCGAGCTCGCCGCGGTCGTCGGGCCGTACGACGGCTACGCCCGCAACGCCGAGCCGCACCAGCGGGTGATGAAGCAGCACGCCGCCGCCAACACCACGGCCGTCCGCATGGACGATCTGGACACCCCGATCTGGGCCGCGGCGACCGAGGCCTGGCAAGACGTGGTCCGCCTCGGCGCGAAGAACGGCTTCCGCAACTCCCAGGCCTCCGTGATCGCCCCGACCGGCACCATCGGTCTGGCGATGTCCTGCGACACCACCGGCCTTGAGCCCGATCTTGCGCTGGTCAAGTTCAAGAAGCTGGTCGGCGGCGGCTCGATGCAGATCGTCAACGGCACCGTGCCGCAGGCCCTGCGCCGGCTCGGCTACCAGCCGGAGCAGATCGAGGCCATCGTCGCCCACATCGCCGAGCACGGGAACGTGATCGATGCTCCGGGCCTGAAGTCCGGGCACTACGAGGTCTTCGACTGCGCCATGGGCGAGCGCTCCATCTCCGCGATGGGCCACGTCCGCATGATGGCCGCGATCCAGCCCTGGATCTCCGGCGCGCTCTCCAAGACGGTCAACATGCCGGAGTCGGCGACCGTCGAAGAGGTCGAGGAGATCTACTTCGAGGCGTGGAAGCTGGGCGTCAAGGCGCTCGCGATCTACCGCGACAACTGCAAGGTCGGTCAGCCCCTCTCCGCGAAGAAGAAGGAGGAGAAGAAGGCGATCACCGAGAAGGCCGAGGAGACCATCCGCACCGCGGTCGAGAAGGTCGTCGAGTACCGCCCGGTCCGCAAGCGCCTTCCCAAGGGCCGTCCCGGCATCACCACCTCCTTCACCGTCGGTGGCGCCGAGGGCTACATGACCGCGAACTCCTACCCGGACGACGGTCTCGGCGAGGTGTTCCTGAAGATGTCCAAGCAGGGCTCGACCCTCGCCGGAATGATGGACGCCTTCTCGATCGCCGTCTCGGTCGGCCTCCAGTACGGCGTGCCGCTGGAGACCTATGTCTCCAAGTTCACCAACATGCGTTTCGAGCCGGCGGGCATGACGGACGACCCGGATGTGCGGATGGCGCAGTCGATCGTCGACTACATCTTCCGCCGCCTGGCGCTCGACTTCCTGCCTTTCGAGACCCGCTCGGCACTCGGCATCCACTCCGCGGAGGAGCGCCAGCGTCACCTGGAGACGGGTTCGTACGAGCAGTCCATCGACGAGTCCGAGGTCGACGTCGAGGGCCTGGCCCAGTCCGCCCCGCGCCGGCAGGAGCCCCTGAAGGCTGTGGCCACCCCGAAGGCCGAGGTCCCCGCCCCCAAGCAGGCGCACACCTCGGCGGAACTGGTCGAGATGCAGCTCGGCATCAGCGCGGACGCCCCGCTGTGCTTCTCCTGCGGTACGAAGATGCAGCGGGCCGGTTCCTGCTACATCTGCGAGGGCTGCGGCTCGACCAGCGGCTGCAGCTGA
- a CDS encoding IS110 family transposase produces MIDTGDIDVFLGLDVGKGEHHATAVTPAGKKAFDKRLPNTEPKLRELFAKLQAKHGTVLVVVDQPASIGALPLAVARDMGCPVAYLPGLTMRRIADVYPGEAKTDARDAFIIADAARAMPHTLRAIDGEDETIAELEMIVGFDDDLAGEATRVANRLHGLLTQIHPSLERVLGPRLQHPAVLTLLERFGSPAQIRKAGRRRLVTLLRPKAPRMAERLVEEIFAALDEQTVTVPGTEAAALIVPSLAGSLAAVLDQRKLLAGRIEELLEDHPLSKVLTSMPGIGVRTGARILIEVGDGSTFPTAGHLAAYAGLAPATRSSGSSIRGEQPSRRGNKQLKRAFFLSAFAALGDPASRAYYDKKIAQGKHHTQALLCLARRRADVLFAMLRDGTFYEPQPARSA; encoded by the coding sequence GTGATCGACACCGGCGACATCGACGTCTTCCTCGGCCTGGACGTCGGCAAGGGCGAACACCACGCCACCGCCGTCACCCCGGCCGGTAAGAAAGCGTTCGACAAGCGCCTGCCCAACACCGAACCCAAGCTCCGTGAACTGTTCGCGAAACTCCAGGCCAAGCACGGAACGGTGCTGGTCGTGGTCGACCAGCCCGCCTCGATCGGCGCCCTGCCGCTGGCGGTCGCCAGGGACATGGGCTGCCCGGTCGCCTATCTGCCGGGGCTGACGATGCGGCGGATCGCCGACGTCTACCCGGGCGAGGCCAAGACGGACGCCAGGGACGCGTTCATCATCGCCGACGCCGCCCGCGCGATGCCCCACACGCTGCGGGCCATCGACGGCGAGGACGAGACGATCGCCGAACTGGAGATGATCGTCGGCTTCGACGACGACCTGGCCGGGGAAGCGACCCGGGTCGCCAACCGGCTCCACGGCCTGCTCACCCAGATCCATCCGTCGCTGGAACGGGTCCTGGGACCGCGGTTGCAGCATCCAGCCGTCCTCACCCTGCTGGAACGGTTCGGATCCCCGGCCCAAATACGCAAGGCCGGACGCCGACGACTGGTCACGCTGCTGCGGCCGAAGGCGCCACGGATGGCCGAACGGCTGGTCGAGGAGATCTTCGCCGCGCTGGACGAGCAGACCGTGACCGTCCCGGGGACCGAGGCGGCCGCGCTGATCGTCCCGAGCCTGGCCGGATCACTGGCCGCCGTCCTCGACCAGCGCAAGTTGCTGGCCGGGCGGATCGAGGAACTCCTGGAGGACCACCCTCTTTCCAAGGTCCTGACCTCGATGCCGGGCATCGGCGTCAGGACCGGAGCCCGCATCCTGATCGAGGTCGGCGACGGCAGCACCTTCCCCACCGCCGGCCACCTCGCCGCCTACGCCGGACTCGCCCCGGCGACCCGCAGTTCGGGCTCCTCGATCCGCGGCGAACAGCCATCCCGGCGAGGAAACAAGCAGCTCAAACGAGCCTTCTTCCTCTCCGCGTTCGCCGCCCTGGGCGACCCCGCGTCCCGGGCCTACTACGACAAGAAGATCGCCCAGGGCAAGCACCACACCCAGGCCCTGCTCTGCCTCGCAAGGCGCCGGGCCGACGTCCTGTTCGCCATGCTCCGCGACGGAACCTTCTACGAACCTCAACCCGCCAGGTCAGCTTGA
- a CDS encoding group II intron maturase-specific domain-containing protein: MLDSVTVVVERRLKLKVNRDKSKVVPASVMTMPGFGFYFARGGEVRIRVDPKALARWKVRIKELTSRRWSIAMDERIAKINRFTTGWMGYFQLADTPKVFQGLDKWLHRRMRQIRWKEWKRYATKRRNLRALGIGERAAREWAASSKGYWRIAGSVVLQRALPNSHWEGLGLRMLKPTWQRLRSA, from the coding sequence GTGCTCGACTCGGTCACGGTCGTGGTCGAGCGGCGGCTGAAACTGAAGGTCAACCGGGACAAGTCGAAGGTGGTCCCAGCTTCCGTCATGACGATGCCGGGCTTCGGCTTCTACTTCGCCCGGGGCGGGGAGGTCAGGATCCGGGTCGACCCGAAGGCGCTCGCGCGCTGGAAGGTACGGATCAAGGAACTGACATCTCGCCGGTGGAGTATCGCGATGGATGAACGCATCGCGAAGATCAACCGCTTCACCACTGGCTGGATGGGCTACTTCCAGCTCGCGGACACCCCCAAGGTGTTCCAGGGGCTGGACAAGTGGCTCCACCGCAGGATGCGGCAGATCCGCTGGAAGGAATGGAAACGGTACGCGACCAAACGTCGTAACCTGCGGGCGCTCGGGATCGGTGAGCGTGCTGCTCGGGAATGGGCGGCCAGTAGCAAGGGCTACTGGCGGATCGCGGGATCGGTTGTCCTCCAGCGGGCGCTGCCCAACTCTCACTGGGAGGGTCTTGGTCTGCGCATGCTCAAGCCGACCTGGCAACGGTTGAGATCAGCTTGA
- a CDS encoding GNAT family N-acetyltransferase → MTGPEVRRINAFVSAFARRRAAHAVDVPGGFAVYDDAFAHSHADNQVVIDSHVDPEALPAIAEETLGHLPHRMISVLGDEAGTACAGPLIRAGYAHSTGVVMLHTGSVPPGGTAEEVDLDTLRAPLTRSWRGFLPDVADEVVRQLVDRREARRRGAHAVHFIGARTEEGEVASWADLYVDPATGIAQIEDLVTSEAHLRRGHADAVLGSALRLAADAGCGTRFLLADAVDWPRHWYERRGFSVVGRTHWFERV, encoded by the coding sequence ATGACCGGCCCAGAAGTCCGGCGGATCAACGCCTTCGTGTCCGCGTTCGCCCGCCGCCGCGCCGCACATGCCGTCGACGTGCCGGGTGGCTTCGCCGTATACGACGACGCCTTCGCCCACTCCCATGCGGACAACCAGGTCGTCATCGACTCGCACGTCGACCCGGAGGCGCTGCCGGCGATCGCGGAAGAGACACTGGGACATCTGCCGCACCGGATGATCTCCGTCCTCGGTGACGAAGCCGGAACGGCATGCGCGGGGCCGCTGATCCGCGCCGGATACGCGCACTCCACTGGTGTGGTCATGCTGCACACGGGGTCGGTGCCGCCGGGGGGAACCGCGGAGGAAGTGGACCTGGACACGCTACGCGCTCCCCTCACTCGGAGCTGGCGGGGCTTTCTCCCTGACGTCGCGGACGAGGTGGTACGCCAGCTCGTCGACCGGCGCGAGGCGCGTCGGCGCGGTGCGCATGCCGTGCACTTCATCGGTGCCCGTACCGAGGAGGGCGAGGTCGCCTCCTGGGCCGACCTCTACGTGGACCCGGCCACGGGCATCGCGCAGATCGAGGACCTGGTCACCTCGGAGGCGCATCTGCGGCGCGGTCATGCCGATGCCGTCCTGGGCTCGGCGCTGCGGCTGGCGGCCGACGCGGGCTGCGGCACCCGGTTCCTGCTCGCCGACGCGGTGGACTGGCCGCGGCACTGGTACGAGCGCCGCGGCTTCTCCGTCGTAGGCCGGACGCACTGGTTCGAACGCGTCTGA